In Collimonas arenae, a single genomic region encodes these proteins:
- a CDS encoding response regulator transcription factor, with translation MKIAVLAEDRNQAGIVCEILESERYVCKAFDSGMEMLSQLRGGNYEMLIIDWRVADLTAVELFRWIRSEFSKVIPIMCIANHADEHEAVEGLSAGADSYLIKPIRRNELVARVKALIRLAYPSQNVAEKFAFGDYLFDTRACRLTVAEELIDIKPKEFSLALMLFRNLGVSVSRAQILEEVWSRGTVISSQTLNTHISRIREKLRLRPEGGFRLCSIYRYGYRLDQLSVEKDAEKSP, from the coding sequence ATGAAAATTGCTGTTCTTGCCGAGGATCGAAATCAAGCCGGTATCGTTTGCGAAATTCTCGAATCTGAAAGATACGTTTGTAAGGCGTTTGATAGTGGGATGGAGATGTTGAGTCAGCTGCGCGGAGGAAATTACGAAATGTTGATTATCGATTGGCGAGTTGCGGATCTGACTGCGGTTGAGCTATTTCGTTGGATAAGAAGCGAATTTTCCAAGGTCATTCCAATTATGTGTATTGCCAATCATGCGGACGAACATGAGGCCGTTGAAGGTTTGAGCGCCGGTGCTGATAGTTATCTCATTAAACCAATCCGTCGCAATGAATTGGTGGCGCGCGTGAAGGCACTTATACGGCTCGCTTATCCGAGTCAGAACGTGGCTGAAAAATTTGCTTTTGGTGATTATTTATTCGACACACGTGCCTGTCGTTTGACCGTGGCAGAGGAGTTGATTGATATCAAGCCAAAGGAATTTTCTCTTGCGCTCATGTTGTTTCGCAACCTTGGTGTCTCCGTCTCTCGTGCGCAGATTTTGGAGGAGGTATGGTCGCGAGGGACTGTGATTTCGTCTCAAACCTTGAACACACATATCTCGCGCATACGTGAAAAATTGCGATTGCGGCCAGAAGGTGGTTTTAGGCTTTGTTCGATTTATCGGTATGGCTATCGATTGGATCAACTAAGCGTGGAAAAGGATGCCGAGAAATCTCCTTGA